In Bradyrhizobium sp. WD16, the genomic stretch TTCCGACTCACGCGGTTGTTCCATGGTAGCCCGGCGACGGGCGGTGCGCAAAAGCGGCACGTTCCCGCATCGGCCAGCCATGTGAGCGGCGGCGCGCCGGTGACGGACCCTGGAATGAACTTCCAAAACCAGAGCAGAACGAGAGCGAGCAAAACGAGAGAAGGAGGAAAGTGGAGGCTTCTGTTGCCAGGTGCCTCCGAACCCCGCCTGACGGAGCTTAACCCGTCAGGGCTTTAAAGTGGTCTTTCAAACTGCGTTACGCAGCCTGAGCAACCGGAGCAAAGTTGTCGTTGGCAACTATTGCATAGCCCGATAACGGCGGAACAATACCGGGAAAAAACACGCCCTTTACGCCCTCGTCGATCCTGCTTCGCCCCCGCCGAAACCCGTGATCCCTGCGGATCAATGCGGCGGGCTTTGGTGGAGGCGCCGGGTGCTGCCCCCGGGTCCGAATGGTTTATTGCGACGGTCGTTTATTTCCATAGCCGGCGAACCGGCACCCCCAATATAGGCATCCCTGGCCGGCTCTGCAAAGCCCGGCGCGACGATGCCCCCCCGATCGCTTGCCCGGCGCACAGGCCGCGCAATTGCCGTCCCCAGGCGAAAAGCTGGTTGCCGCTGAAGGGTTTGACAAACATCCATCGCGATGGTTTGCAGACTTTCGTCGAATGACGCGAGCGCGGGCTGATTGCGCGCCGGGGGGGGATGGTCGAGATGGGCGGGACTGTTGGGGGGCGGGGCAAACCGATCCGGGGGCCGCAGGATTTCGTCGGCGGACTGGTGTTGATGGGGGTGGCGCTGTTCGCGTTCTGGGCCGCCAGCGACCTTGCCGGCCAGCGCGGCTTTTCGTTTGGCCCGGGGACCGCGCCGCGGCTGTTCGCAGGGCTGTTGCTGGCACTCGGCGCCGCGGTGTCGCTGACAGGTCTCCTCAAGGATGGCAGCCCGCTGCAGCGCTTCGGCATTCGGGGCCCGCTCTTTGTGACTGCGGCGATCCTGCTGTTCTCGGTGGCCATCCGCCCGCTCGGCCTGATCGTCGCGGGCATCATCACCTTCTTGGTCGCGGCGATGGGCTCGCCCGAGACCCGCTGGGGCGAGGCCATCATCGTCGGCGTGCTGCTGACGCTGTTCTGCGCCTTCCTGTTCCCCTATGCGCTGGGACTGCCGTTCCAGCTGCTGCCCGCTTTCATGCAGTGAGGACGTGATGGGGGACGTTTTCGCCAATCTCGGTCTGGGCTTCCAGACGGTCTTCCAATTCGTCTGGTGGGCGCCGGCCTTCCTGCACGGCGTCTCCATTCCGGTGCCGGTCAACATCCTGCTCTGCCTGATCGGCGCTCTGGTCGGCACCCTGGTCGGCGTGCTGCCCGGCATCGGCACCATCGCCACGGTGGCGATGCTGCTGCCGATCACTTTTGGCCTGCCGCCGGTCGGCGCCCTGATCATGCTCGCCGGCATCTACTATGGCGCCCAGTATGGCGGCTCGACCACCTCGATCCTGGTCAATATCCCGGGCGAGGCGACCTCGGTGGTGACGACGCTCGACGGCTTCCAGATGGCCAAGCAGGGCCGCGCCGGCCCGGCGCTGGCGATCGCCGCCATCGGTTCGTTCATCGCCGGCTGCATCGCCACCGTGCTGATCGCCCTGCTCGGAGCGCCGCTCACCAGGCTGGCGCTGGCATTCGGCCCGGCGGAGTATTTTTCGCTGATGGTGCTCGGCCTCGTCTTCGCCGTGGTGCTCGCCAAGGGCTCGGTGCTCAAGGCGATCGCGGTGATTGTGCTCGGGCTGCTGCTGTCGATGGTCGGATCGGACATCGAGACCGGCGTCTCGCGCATGGCCTTCAACATTCCCCAACTGGCCGATGGCCTCGGCTTCGCCACCGTGGCCATGGGCGTGTTCGGCTTCGCCGAGATCATCCGCAACCTCGACCATGGCGCCGAGGAGGACCGCAGTCTGGTGCAGGAGCACATCACCGGGCTGATGCCGACCCGCAAGGACATGCGCGACTCCATGCCGGCGATCCTGCGCGGCACCGTGCTCGGCTCCATCCTCGGCATTCTGCCGGGCGGCGGCGCGGTGATCGCCTCCTTCGCCGCCTACACCTTCGAGAAGAAAATCTCGCGCAATCCTTCGCGCTTCGGCCGCGGTGCCATCGAAGGGGTCGCCGCGCCGGAGAGCGCCAACAATGCCGCGGCACAGACCTCCTTCATCCCGCTGCTGACGCTGGGCATTCCGCCCAATGCGGTCATGGCGTTGATGGTCGGCGCCATGACCATCCATGGCATCGTGCCGGGACCGCAGGTGATGCAGAAGCAGCCCGAGCTGGTCTGGGGCATGATCGCCTCGATGTGGATCGGCAACCTGATGCTCCTGGTGATCAATCTGCCGCTGGTGGGCATCTGGGTGCGGCTGTTGCGCGTCCCCTACCGCCTGATGTTTCCCTCGATCGTGATCTTCTGCGCCATCGGCATCTATTCGATCAACAACGAGCCGATGGACGTGGTCCTCGCCGGTGCGTTCGGCCTCGTCGGCTATTGGCTGGTGAAGCACGACTTCGAGCCGGCGCCGCTGCTGCTCGGCATGGTGCTGGGACCGCTGATGGAGGAGAACCTGCGGCGCGCCATGCTGATCTCGCGCGGCGATCCCACGGTGTTCTTCACGCGCCCGTTGTCGGCGGGGCTGATGGCGGTCGCCGTCGCGCTGCTGGTCGTCGCGGTGCTGCCGGTCCTGCGGCGCAAGCGCGAAGAGGTCTTCGTCGAATCCGAGAGCTGAATCTCGGGAATCTCGCGCGAGGGGCCGGCGGATCGCACCGCCGGCCCCTCGCGCCTTGAGGTCGTGGCTGCGGCGGTTTGGCCTCTTCCAAAGCTGCGGAACTCTGCTACCCCACGATCCCGAGGTGCCGGGCAACGCGGCACGTTTCGGGAGTGGGGCTCACCATGAAGGTTTTGACCGCGCGGCTGTCGGCGGTTCTGGTTTCGAAGCTGGCTGGCGGAATGGCTCGGTTCGCCGTTGGCCTCGTTGCTCCGCTGTCACTGGCGCTCGGCGCCACGGCGGCGGGCGCCGCCGATTATCCCGAGCGCCAGATCACCATGATCGTGCCGTTCGCCGCCGGCGGGCCGACCGACGTGGTGGCGCGCATCGTCGCCGGCCACATGTCGCAGACCCTCGGCCAGACCATCGTGATCGAGAACGTGGTCGGCGCCGGCGGCACCACCGGCTCGACCCGTGCGGCGCGTGCCGCGCCGGACGGCTACACCCTGATCACCGGCCATATGGGCACCCACGCCGCCGCGGTGCCGCTCTATCCGAAGCTCGCCTATAATCCGCAGACCGATTTCGAGCCGGTGGCGCTGCTCGCCGGCACGCCGATCCTGATTCTGGCGCGCAAGGACTTCCCGGCCGAGAATCTCCAGCAATTCATCGCCAACGTGAAGGCCAACACCGACAAGCTGAACATGGCCCACGCCGGTGTCGGCTCGGTGTCCTATTCGGCCTGCGAACTGTTCAATTCGGTGATCGGCGTCAAGCCGATCGGCGTGCCCTTCAACGGCACCGGGCCGGCGATGAACGCGCTGGTGGCGCAGCAGGTCGATTACATGTGCGACCAGATCGTCAATGCGGTGCCGCAGATCAAGGGCGGCACCATCCGCGCCTATGCGGTGGCAACTCCGACGCGCAACGCCTCGCTGCCCGACGTGCCGACCACCAAGCAAGCTGGCCTGCCGGCCTATCAGGCCTCGGCCTGGAACGCGATCTTCGCACCCAAGGGCACGCCGGTCGCCATTCTCGACAAGCTCAACGCGGCTGCGGCCAAGGCGCTCGACGACGAGAATGTGCGCAAGCGCCTGCTCGACCTCGGCAGCGACGTTCCCCCGCCCGAAGGGCGCACCCGGGACTCGCTCCGCGAGCTGGTGAAGAGCGAAGTGGCCAAGTGGAGCGCGGTGCTCAAGCCGGCGCAGTAGCGAGCCGGCGCCATGCGGCGCAGGACCGCCCGGGCAGAAGCTCGGGCGCCTTTCCAGGCTCCCTCGGCCGGTCGTGGGGTGTCTGGCTGGGACGGAACTGTCCACAGGGCGGGGCCGGGGGCGGGATAACGCCCGCGGCGGTCCGTCGGCGGTCTTGTCCTTTGGCGCCGCGGCGGCCATGTTTGGGGCAGCGGTGGGCCGGCGCCGAATCGCCGCGCCGGCTCCCTTCCGTTCCCTCATCCAGGCCGCCACATCCAGGCCGCCTCTTTAGGCCCTTCTTTCATTCAGGCCATCTCGTAAGGGCCATGCACCAGTACCACGACCTGCTCGAACGCATTCTCGCCGACGGCGTCCAGAAGGGCGACCGCACCGGAACCGGGACGCAGTCGATCTTCGGCCACCAGATCCGGTTCGACCTCGCCGCCGGCTTTCCGATGGTGACGACCAAGCGGCTGCCGCTGAAAGCGATCATTCACGAGCTGCTCTGGTTTCTGGCCGGTGACACCAACATCGCCTATCTTCACCAGCACAATGTCGGCATCTGGGACGAGTGGGCCGACGCCAACGGCGATCTCGGCCCGGTCTACGGCCGGCAGTGGCGCTCGTGGCAGGCGCCCGACGGCCGGACCATCGATCAGATCAGCAACGTCGTGGAGATGATCCGCAAGTCGCCGGACTCCCGGCGGCTGATCGTCAGTGCCTGGAATCCCGCCGACGTCGACAAGATGGCGCTGCCGCCTTGCCACTGCCTGTTCCAGTTCTATGTGGCCCGCGGCCGGCTGTCGTGTCAGCTATACCAGCGCTCGGCGGACGTCTTCCTCGGCGTGCCGTTCAACATTGCCTCCTATGCGCTCCTGACCATGATGATGGCCCAGGTCACCGGGCTCGCGCCGGGCGAGTTCATCCATTCCTTCGGTGACGCCCATCTCTACGCCAACCATCTGGAGCAGGCGCGGCTGCAGCTCACGCGTACGCCGAAGCCGCTGCCGACCATGAAGCTCAATCCGAAGGTCGCCGACATCTTCACCTTCCGCTACGAGGACTTCACCCTCGAAGGCTACGATCCGCATCCGCACATCAAGGCCGAGGTCGCGGTGTGACGGCGGCCGCCGAGCGCTATACGCCTGCTATCGTCTTCGTCGTGGCGGTGGCGCAGAACGGCGTTATCGGCCGCGACGGCACCATGCCGTGGCGGCTCAAATCCGATCTGCAGCATTTCAAGGCGCTGACCTTCGGCAAGCCGGTGGTGATGGGTCGCAAGACCTTCGCCTCGATCGGACGGCCGCTGCCCGGCCGCACCAACATCGTGGTGACGCGTGATCCGGCGTTTCAGGTTGCCAGGGTGGTGACCGCGCCCTCGCTCGATTCCGCCTATGACATCGGCTGCGGCGACGCTTGGCGCCGGGGGGCACGCGAGATCGCCGTGATCGGCGGCGCCGACATCTTCGCCCAATGGATGGCGCGGGCCGACCGGCTCGAGATCACTGAGGTCCATGCCCGTCCCGAAGGCGACACCGTGATGCCGGCGCTCGACACCGCGCTATGGCTCGAGGTCGGCCGGACCGATCACAAGGCCGGCACCGACGACAGTTGCGATTTCAGCTATGTCAGCTACCGGCGGCGGCAGCCCCGCGCTTGAGCGTCGCGCTCCCGCTCGGTGACGAGCCAAAAGCGCCTGTGACACCGTGTCCCGCTGCGCCGGCGCACATCCCCCTCCTAAATGCGCCTCCATGGCGCCGTCATGGCGCCCGATTAACCTCGTTAGTTGATGGTCGACCCGGCCTTCTGTCGCGGCGCCAGTCGCGTTGTAAGGGTGCCGGGCGTCCCCTATAAAGCCCACCGGATCGCGCCGGTCCCGCTGCCGCCCTCGCCGGTCGGCCAGTGAAGCCGCGCCAGGGAGAGTTTGATGTCGTGGAAGAACCAGGGTGGCGGTCCGTGGGGCCCGGGTCCGAAGGGGCCCTGGGGCTCGGGACCGCAGTCGTCGGGACCGCGTCCGCCGGATCTCGAGGACATTCTGCGGCGCGGCCAGGACCGTCTGCAGTCGCTGCTGCCCGGCGGCCACTTCTCGACCATGGGGATCGCGCTCCTGGTCGTCGCCGTACTCGCGGTCTGGGGCCTGTCGGGGTTCTTCCGGGTGCAGTCTGAAGAACTCGGCGTGGTGCTGCGTTTCGGCAAGCACGTGCGCACCGTCCAGCCCGGCCTGAATTATCACCTGCCTTATCCGATCGAGACGGTGCTGCTGCCCAAGGCGCTGCGCGTCTCGACGCTGAGCATCGGCATGCGCTACGACGAGGCGCGGCGCGGCGGCGGCTTCCGCGACGTGCCGGAAGAGAGCCTGATGCTGACCGGCGACGAGAATATCGTCGACGTCGATTTCACGGTGCTCTGGCGCATCAAGCCCGATGGGGTCGGCGACTACCTGTTCAACATCCAGAACCCGGAAGGCACGGTGAAGGCGGTGGCGGAGAGCGCCATGCGTGAGGTGATCGGCCGCACCAACATCCAGCCGATCCTGACCGGTGCGCGCGCACCGACCGAGGCGGCGGTGCAGGAGCTGATGCAGAAGACGCTGGATACCTACAAGTCCGGCATCCTGGTGCAGCAGGTGCAGATGCAGAAGGTCGATCCGCCGGCGCAGGTGATCGATTCCTTCCGCGACGTTCAGGCGGCCCGCGCCGATCTCGAGCGCCTGCAGAACGAAGCCCAGACCTACGCCAACCGCGTCGTTCCCGACGCCCGCGGCCGCGCCGCCCAGATCCTCCAGGTGGCCCAGGGCTACAAGGAGCAGGCGGTCGCCGAGGCCAAGGGCCAGACCGCGCGGTTCCTCAAGGTCTATGACGAATACAAGAAGGCGCCGGACGTTACCCGCCAGCGCATTTATCTCGAGACCATGGAGCGCGTGCTCGGCGCCGCCGACAAGGTGGTGATCGATCCGGGCGCCGGTGGCCCAGGCGTCGTCCCCTATCTGCCGTTGTCGGAGCTGGCGCGGCGGCCACCGCCGGCCCAGGCGCCGGCGCAATCGAATACCAGTGGGAGCAACCGATGAGATCCAGCGTTTCGGGCGTCGTCGCGCTGCTGGTGCTGCTCGCCGTCATCATCGTCGTCTATTCCTCCGCCTTCACCGTCCGCCAGACCGAACAGGCCCTGGTGGTGCGCTTCGGCGAGCCGGTCCGTGTCGTCACCGAACCGGGGCTGAACTTCAAGGCGCCGTTCGTCGACGCTGTGATCAGCATCGACAAGCGGATCCTCGACCTCGAGAATCCGTCCCAGGAAGTGATTGCCTCCGACCAGAAGCGTCTGGTGGTGGACGCCTTCGCCCGTTACAGCATCAAGGACGCGCTGCGGTTCTATCAGCGCGTCGGCTCGATCCAGGCGGCCAATCTGCAGCTGACGACGTTGCTCAACTCGGCGCTCCGCCGGGTGCTCGGCGAGGCCACCTTCATCCAGGTGGTGCGCGACGAGCGCGAAGCCTTGATGCGGCGGATCCGCGAGCAGCTCGACCGCGAGTCCGACATCTACGGTATTTCGGTGGTCGACGTCCGTATCCGCCGCGCCGATCTGCCCGAGCAGAACAGCCAGGCGGTCTACCAGCGCATGCAGACCGAACGTCAGCGCGAGGCCGCCGAGTTCCGCGCCCAGGGCGGCCAGAAGGCTCAGGAGATCCGCTCCACCGCCGACCGCCAGGCCACCGTGATCATCGCCGAGGCCAACTCCCAGGCCGAGCAGACCCGCGGCGAGGGCGACGGCGAGCGCAACCGTATCTTCGCCGAGGCCTACAACAAGGATAAGGACTTCTTCGCCTTCTACCGTTCCATGTCGGCCTACGAGACCGGCCTGAAGGCGGCCGATACCCGTTTCCTGCTGCGGCCGGATTCGGATTTCTTCCGCTATTTCGGCAGCGCTGCCGGCGCGACGGCGAAGCCGGCACCAGCCCCTGGCCAGCCGGCGGGCGGTTCGGCTACACAGCAATAGCGTCTCAAGACCGCAAGGAAAGCCGGCATCGCCGGCACCAGCGCGGTGGATCTGACGCGCGTACGCCCGTCAGATCCAAAACCGCACTAGAATCAGATTGATGCTAGTGTCCCTTGGTTTCCAATGTTCGTATGAGCGCCTGTTGGAAACGGGACACTAGCGAGCCGCCCGGCTGCGGGCGGCTCGAACGAAACCTAAGGGGCGGGGAACAGGTGGCGATGAGGTCGATCGGGTTCGCGGATTTCCTCATCGGCATCGGCGTGCTCCTGGTGATCGAAGGCCTGCTGTTCGCGGCCGCTCCGAACTGGATGCGCCAGGCGATGCGCAGCGCGCTCGTCACCCCGGACAACATCATGCGCGCCGCCGGCATCGGATCGGCGGTGATCGGGCTGATCCTGATCTGGTTGATCCGGCGCTGAGCGCGATCGGTTGCGCCTGACTGATTGACGGTTGAACCGCCGCTCCGGCATGGCATTCTAGTGTCCCGTCTCCGAATTACCGTGCGAGGGTGAGGCAAATGAAGCGGTAATTCGGAGACAGGACACTAGCCGCTGGCCAGGCCTGTATTCCGCCGCAATCCGGGCCTTGATCGGCGCCGAGGCGTCGGCTCGCGCGAGGTGCTTGCGCCAGCAGCGCGGCCGGCGCAGTCTCAGATGGCCTGGCGCCAGATCTCCGTTTTACCAGGACCCGTTTTACCAGGACCCGTTTTCCAGGAGTCGACCACCCAATGACCGACGCAATCTCCGCATTGACCGCCTGCCGCGCCGCCCCCACCGTCCGTCGCGGGGTCTCGGCGCGAGGGCTGGTCCGTGCCATCGCCGGCGCAGGCCTGATGGCCATGCTGATGGCGTCGCCAGCCTCGGCGCGGGGTCCCGAGGCGATCGCCGACGTTGCCGAGAAGGTGATCGAGGCGGTGGTCAATATCTCCACCTCGCAGACGGTGGACGGCCGCGAGGGCGCCCAGGCGATGCCGCAGCTGCCCCCCGGTTCGCCCTTCGAGGATTTCTTCGAGGACTTCTTCAAGAACCGCCGCGGCCGCGGCGGCGACCGCAATGCCGACAAGGGCGGGTCGCAGCCGCGCAAGGTGAATTCGCTCGGCTCCGGCTTCATCATCGATCCGTCAGGCATCGTGGTCACCAACAATCACGTCATCGCCGACGCCGACGAAATCAACGTCATCCTCAACGACGGCTCGAAGTACCGTGCCGAGGTCATGGGCCGCGACAAGAAGACCGATCTGGCGGTGCTCAAGTTCAAGTCGGATAAGCCGCTCACGGCGGTGAAGTTCGGCGATTCCGACAGGCTGCGGCTCGGCGAATGGGTGGTGGCGATCGGCAACCCGTTCTCGCTCGGCGGCACGGTCACCGCCGGCATCGTCTCGGCCCGCAACCGCGACATCAATTCGGGCCCCTACGACAACTACATCCAGACCGATGCGGCCATCAATCGCGGCAATTCCGGCGGTCCGCTGTTCAACCTCGAAGGCGAGGTCATCGGCGTCAACACCGCGATCATCTCGCCCTCGGGCGGCTCGATCGGCATCGGCTTTGCCGTGCCTTCGAAGACCGTGGCCGGCGTGGTGGCGCAGCTGCGCCAGTATGGCGAGACCCGGCGCGGCTGGCTCGGCGTGCGTATCCAGCAGGTCACCGACGAGATCGCCGAGAGCTTGAACATCAAGCCGGCGCGCGGCGCGCTGATCGCCGGCGTCGACGACAAGGGGCCGGCCAAGCCCGCGGGCATCGAGCCGGGCGACGTCGTCGTCAAGTTCGACGGCAAGGACATCAAGGAGATGAAAGACCTGCCGCGCGCGGTGGCCGACACCGCGGTCGGCAAGGCCGTCGACGTGGTGGTGATCCGCAAGGGCAAGGAGGAGACCAGGCAGGTCACCCTCGGCCGTCTGCAGGACGACGAGAAGCCGATCCAGGCCGCGGCCAAGAGCTCGTCGCCCGAAGCCGACAAGCCGGTGACCCAGAAGGCGCTTGGTCTCGATCTTGCGGCGCTGAGCAAGGACCTGCGCTCCAAGTACAAGATCAAGGACAGCGTCAAGGGCGTGCTTATCACCGGCGTCGACAGCGGCTCCGACGCCTCCGACAAGCGACTGTCCACCGGCGACGTTATCGTCGAGGTGGCGCAGGAGGCGGTGATCAACGGTATCGACGTCAAGAAGCGCATCGAGCAGCTCAAGAAGGACGGCAAGAAGTCGGTGCTGCTGCTGGTCGCCAATGCCGACGGCGAACTGCGCTTCGTGGCGCTGAGCCTGCAGTAAGAAACGCGCCGCCGCTCATTCCAACGAAAACGGCCTGCGCGGGGCTCCCGCGCAGGCCGTTGTTATTTCCGGGATCAATATCGGGCCATCGACAGCATGCGCCGGATCATGTGATCGACGTTGAAACCGTGATGCATGCGGCGGTGGCGGCGTCAGCGCGTCTGCCGGCTGGCATGAGATCTTGAGCAGGTCTGCCGCCTTGGCCGCGGCGCTCTGCAGGGTCGCGAGATGTCCGCGCCCTCCGCGGACGACCGCCGGTTCATGCGAACGCGGCTTTGCTGAAATTCAAATCATCGCGGGATCAATCGTTCCGCCCCCACCGCGCCTTTCCGCGATTTATCTTGGCTGCATCATCCAAAAGCGCGGAACGGCGAGGACCTCGCCGTCAGCCGGTCACGAACTCACTGCGCTTGAACCCCTGGGCGTAGAGCAGGGCGGTGAGATCGCCATGATCGATGCGCGCACCGGCCGCGGCCGCCACCTTGGGCTTGGCATGATAGGCCACGCCGAGACCGGCCGCCTCGATCATTCCGAGGTCGTTGGCGCCATCGCCGACCACCAGGGTGTCCGTGGTGTCGAGGTCGAAGCTTTCGCGCAGTTCCTGCAGCGTTGCGAGCTTGGCGTCCCGCCCGAGGATCGGTTCCTCGACAGTGCCGGCGAAGGCGCCGTCCTCGACGATCAGGCGATTGGCCCGGTTCTCCTGAAAGCCGATCTTGGCGGCGACGGCTTCGGTGAACAACGTGAAGCCGCCCGACACCAGGCAGGTGTAGGCGCCGTGGGCGCGCATGGTGCGCACCACCGCGGTGCCGCCGGGGGTCAGGGTGATGTGCTTCTCCAGCACTTCGCCGACCACGCCCACCGGCAGGCCCTTGAGCAGGGCGACGCGCTCGCGCAGCGCCGGTTCGAATGCGATCTCGCCGCGCATGGCGCGTTCGGTGATGGCGG encodes the following:
- a CDS encoding tripartite tricarboxylate transporter TctB family protein, whose product is MGGTVGGRGKPIRGPQDFVGGLVLMGVALFAFWAASDLAGQRGFSFGPGTAPRLFAGLLLALGAAVSLTGLLKDGSPLQRFGIRGPLFVTAAILLFSVAIRPLGLIVAGIITFLVAAMGSPETRWGEAIIVGVLLTLFCAFLFPYALGLPFQLLPAFMQ
- a CDS encoding tripartite tricarboxylate transporter permease — its product is MGDVFANLGLGFQTVFQFVWWAPAFLHGVSIPVPVNILLCLIGALVGTLVGVLPGIGTIATVAMLLPITFGLPPVGALIMLAGIYYGAQYGGSTTSILVNIPGEATSVVTTLDGFQMAKQGRAGPALAIAAIGSFIAGCIATVLIALLGAPLTRLALAFGPAEYFSLMVLGLVFAVVLAKGSVLKAIAVIVLGLLLSMVGSDIETGVSRMAFNIPQLADGLGFATVAMGVFGFAEIIRNLDHGAEEDRSLVQEHITGLMPTRKDMRDSMPAILRGTVLGSILGILPGGGAVIASFAAYTFEKKISRNPSRFGRGAIEGVAAPESANNAAAQTSFIPLLTLGIPPNAVMALMVGAMTIHGIVPGPQVMQKQPELVWGMIASMWIGNLMLLVINLPLVGIWVRLLRVPYRLMFPSIVIFCAIGIYSINNEPMDVVLAGAFGLVGYWLVKHDFEPAPLLLGMVLGPLMEENLRRAMLISRGDPTVFFTRPLSAGLMAVAVALLVVAVLPVLRRKREEVFVESES
- a CDS encoding tripartite tricarboxylate transporter substrate-binding protein; this encodes MARFAVGLVAPLSLALGATAAGAADYPERQITMIVPFAAGGPTDVVARIVAGHMSQTLGQTIVIENVVGAGGTTGSTRAARAAPDGYTLITGHMGTHAAAVPLYPKLAYNPQTDFEPVALLAGTPILILARKDFPAENLQQFIANVKANTDKLNMAHAGVGSVSYSACELFNSVIGVKPIGVPFNGTGPAMNALVAQQVDYMCDQIVNAVPQIKGGTIRAYAVATPTRNASLPDVPTTKQAGLPAYQASAWNAIFAPKGTPVAILDKLNAAAAKALDDENVRKRLLDLGSDVPPPEGRTRDSLRELVKSEVAKWSAVLKPAQ
- a CDS encoding thymidylate synthase, producing the protein MHQYHDLLERILADGVQKGDRTGTGTQSIFGHQIRFDLAAGFPMVTTKRLPLKAIIHELLWFLAGDTNIAYLHQHNVGIWDEWADANGDLGPVYGRQWRSWQAPDGRTIDQISNVVEMIRKSPDSRRLIVSAWNPADVDKMALPPCHCLFQFYVARGRLSCQLYQRSADVFLGVPFNIASYALLTMMMAQVTGLAPGEFIHSFGDAHLYANHLEQARLQLTRTPKPLPTMKLNPKVADIFTFRYEDFTLEGYDPHPHIKAEVAV
- a CDS encoding dihydrofolate reductase, coding for MTAAAERYTPAIVFVVAVAQNGVIGRDGTMPWRLKSDLQHFKALTFGKPVVMGRKTFASIGRPLPGRTNIVVTRDPAFQVARVVTAPSLDSAYDIGCGDAWRRGAREIAVIGGADIFAQWMARADRLEITEVHARPEGDTVMPALDTALWLEVGRTDHKAGTDDSCDFSYVSYRRRQPRA
- the hflK gene encoding FtsH protease activity modulator HflK yields the protein MSWKNQGGGPWGPGPKGPWGSGPQSSGPRPPDLEDILRRGQDRLQSLLPGGHFSTMGIALLVVAVLAVWGLSGFFRVQSEELGVVLRFGKHVRTVQPGLNYHLPYPIETVLLPKALRVSTLSIGMRYDEARRGGGFRDVPEESLMLTGDENIVDVDFTVLWRIKPDGVGDYLFNIQNPEGTVKAVAESAMREVIGRTNIQPILTGARAPTEAAVQELMQKTLDTYKSGILVQQVQMQKVDPPAQVIDSFRDVQAARADLERLQNEAQTYANRVVPDARGRAAQILQVAQGYKEQAVAEAKGQTARFLKVYDEYKKAPDVTRQRIYLETMERVLGAADKVVIDPGAGGPGVVPYLPLSELARRPPPAQAPAQSNTSGSNR
- the hflC gene encoding protease modulator HflC; this encodes MRSSVSGVVALLVLLAVIIVVYSSAFTVRQTEQALVVRFGEPVRVVTEPGLNFKAPFVDAVISIDKRILDLENPSQEVIASDQKRLVVDAFARYSIKDALRFYQRVGSIQAANLQLTTLLNSALRRVLGEATFIQVVRDEREALMRRIREQLDRESDIYGISVVDVRIRRADLPEQNSQAVYQRMQTERQREAAEFRAQGGQKAQEIRSTADRQATVIIAEANSQAEQTRGEGDGERNRIFAEAYNKDKDFFAFYRSMSAYETGLKAADTRFLLRPDSDFFRYFGSAAGATAKPAPAPGQPAGGSATQQ
- a CDS encoding DUF2065 domain-containing protein — protein: MRSIGFADFLIGIGVLLVIEGLLFAAAPNWMRQAMRSALVTPDNIMRAAGIGSAVIGLILIWLIRR
- a CDS encoding Do family serine endopeptidase, coding for MAMLMASPASARGPEAIADVAEKVIEAVVNISTSQTVDGREGAQAMPQLPPGSPFEDFFEDFFKNRRGRGGDRNADKGGSQPRKVNSLGSGFIIDPSGIVVTNNHVIADADEINVILNDGSKYRAEVMGRDKKTDLAVLKFKSDKPLTAVKFGDSDRLRLGEWVVAIGNPFSLGGTVTAGIVSARNRDINSGPYDNYIQTDAAINRGNSGGPLFNLEGEVIGVNTAIISPSGGSIGIGFAVPSKTVAGVVAQLRQYGETRRGWLGVRIQQVTDEIAESLNIKPARGALIAGVDDKGPAKPAGIEPGDVVVKFDGKDIKEMKDLPRAVADTAVGKAVDVVVIRKGKEETRQVTLGRLQDDEKPIQAAAKSSSPEADKPVTQKALGLDLAALSKDLRSKYKIKDSVKGVLITGVDSGSDASDKRLSTGDVIVEVAQEAVINGIDVKKRIEQLKKDGKKSVLLLVANADGELRFVALSLQ
- the serB gene encoding phosphoserine phosphatase SerB: MSLVATLICNPDIPALDSTALEAATTLLPSAQNPVWLHEEVAADIAFSSDEPVRAIADRLRAARGDRPIDVVVQPIATRRKKLFLADMDSTMIGQECIDELAAFAGLKAHVAAITERAMRGEIAFEPALRERVALLKGLPVGVVGEVLEKHITLTPGGTAVVRTMRAHGAYTCLVSGGFTLFTEAVAAKIGFQENRANRLIVEDGAFAGTVEEPILGRDAKLATLQELRESFDLDTTDTLVVGDGANDLGMIEAAGLGVAYHAKPKVAAAAGARIDHGDLTALLYAQGFKRSEFVTG